A segment of the Bactrocera neohumeralis isolate Rockhampton chromosome 3, APGP_CSIRO_Bneo_wtdbg2-racon-allhic-juicebox.fasta_v2, whole genome shotgun sequence genome:
GTGAAGGATACGTATTCAAGAAGATAATAGAAAACCATCAAAGACTTTAAACGAGAAAAATCTGCTCGGAAGATTTTTTTGTCATCggacatacagggtttgtctaGAGAGTAATAGGTCTGATTTTCtgccgccgcgactgtacttcggagcgtgcgcgcaccgactccattcggtagagagcgttcctagctaacgaacgaatGGTTAGTCAGTTGCCTCCGAGTACCTGGAGactcaggacaaacattttcgtgcgacgtgtttctgtgagtggtgcaagccggaAACGCAGCATTCGTTAGAGTGGAGGTACGCGATTAagttctgtgtgaaactcggtaaatttGCGAcctttgatatgatcaagcagacctacccagatgttgctttagcaagaagtggtgtgtttcggtggcaccagacctttttggagggccgggaagaggtcgctgatgaatgagcaaatccaaagtgaaaacgacgatcattgtcttttttgacatcaaaggcagcACCATAAATTTGGTctttctggacaaaccgtcaacgtcaAGTTTTaagtggaagtcctcaagagactcaaacgaagggtcaatcgggttcgacaagatattgcagccgattggaagttgcaccacgacaacgtcccggctcacaccgcctttcttgtgaacagctacccaAACAAGGCCGGCattccaacgcttccgcagccgccctacagcccagatatgGTCCCcacggactttttttgtttccttgcctgaaaggGCCGATGAAagccaagcattttgagacgacagaggtgATCTAAGCAACACgcgctctcaaggctattccgaagaATGTCTTCCGGGACGtcttcaatgcttgaaaatcgcacTGACAGCGTTACATCGACGCTGAAAGAGCCTATTTTgcaagtttttaaagaattgtaacagttggttcaataaatttttttaaatcgactcagtcctattacttacTGGACAAATCCTGTATATCTTTCTCAGCGAGAGAAAAACATTGGGGTTCTGTAAGGACCAGGGCCTAAGTTCGAAACAAAGTTATATCTGAAACAAAACATTTTCTGTTTTATATCTATCTCCATATAGTAGATACAATCAAAAGTTTATACAGTAGTATAAGCGGTAGTATAGAAGAAATTATAGTGTTGACCccttcatttatattatattgcatgttaataatttatctaaaataccttgtatatatgtatgtatatcaataaaaattactaataaatatatatgccaATACATACCAATGTGTGTTTAATTATTAAGTCCACTAAAACGTTTGAATGGAACGAATTCGTTGTTCACAGGAATGTCTTCAGAAGTGTGATATAAGAACCAGCTGTGCTGACGatctaaaaatttattgaaaatggtAATCATATGAATAGTTAACagaattacatttaaaataagttGAGGAATTGTTACCTACCGAACGAAAAGCTGGCAGCGATGGCGTAAAAAACGGCACCTGTATGGTTTTCGCCTTCTGTGCGCGACAGATCATCAGCAACAACATGCGACGCGTGCGCACATCGCACTTATACCAGTCGGTGTCATATATGACCTCAGCTACTTTCAAGCtctgaaaaaatggaaatatgaGGATATTCTCAGTCGTAGTACTTGCAAGTCAAGGCTTACGCTCTCGCTGACATAAGTGCCGCCAATGCAGTAGAGAATCAGTTGAGTTAAAGCAGCGATGCTGTAGAATATGTAAGTCAACACGCCTACAGAAGAGGAGTTCTGGAACGGAGAACATCATGTGCCAGGAAGAGAAAATGTTTTCTAACTTATGTATctgcatttcaaaattaatcctaattgcgattttttcaataaaatcaaaatgataattgtaattataaaGGTAACAGTGATTCCAAAAGGGGTAATGGTAAAAGTAATTGAAACCGTTGCaataattttggtaaaaatgttGATGATAATGAGTTTGagtacattttttctaattatgGTAATTGTTATATAATCAAAATGTACTGGTAATGGTAATTATACTTTATGCATTATttcgtttaattaaatttaaggaaatttttgCAATGCAAGTACTAATATACAGcacttgaataatttttaaatacattaattataatttttaattattgtgtaatttaaatgtattgGTAATGGTAATTATGCATAATGTAATGATTAGACTAATTTAATTACGAACCAATATTAATAGAAAGAAATTTTAGCGTATACTAAATAAATTACAACATAGTAATTATCATTTAAATGTACTGATAATGGTAGTTAGGTTTAATGTATTTGTTTAACTAattgaattattaattaatattaatgggAAGATTTTTTAGTAatgaaaatccaaaataaattacaacaaagtaTTTATGAGGGTAATTTTTTGCCACTAACTGGAATTAGTGATGACTATAGCACTAGTAATTATTATAAAGTAGTTGTTAGTACTAATGATAATTTCGGAAATGCTGTAATGATAACATTGCTTGGTAATGATTGGTAATGGTAATTATAAATGGTAAAGGTAAGTAATTTCAGTAAggataattattttaatgatgACGTAATGTAAGTATTGCattaatggtaatggtaattataataatgtatttactaattaattaatattgacATCATCGAATCATAACTAAGTATTTTTCAAGTGGTAATTGTAATAACATTGGTAATGATGATGTAATCGAAATTGAAGGTAGTTGCAGAAGTGTAACAAATGGCAAAAGTAATTTCAATAGTAAGAGGAATGATAAATGATTCTGTGATAACagctattgtttttattgttaagtCTCAAGGCACACAATTCTAGTTAGAAGGGAATCACAGCAGAATAAAGGTAAGTGTAGATATAAATTTATGGCATAATCTGCTCTTATCTAAAAGTCTGCAGATTTGGAGAGGATATTGTAGATGGTGAATCTTCCTTTCTTGTGTCGGTATTGCGTTCGGTGAAAACTGGGTAATATCAACCAAAACTTGTCCGAATTGgatatttggcacagataaATTCTAAACCGATACTGAAGATTGCTTGAACAATTGCTTGCAGGATTGACGTGGCTCGTCCAGTAGCAACCGCtattagagaaaattttttgCTGTTGATCGGAATAGAACTCGTGAACTTGTTTTAAGCGCTTAACAACTAGTTAGAATGAGGTAATTTTTGATAGCAGCTTAACTTTCTACTAAGTAAACTTGAAGAGTCCGAAATTTTCTCGAGTTATTGTAGGCATCTTCGATccgttttacaaatattttttagttctacCAACTGTTGAAATGCGAATAAACGGAAGTTTGATGGAACTATTTGTCAATTTCatcttcctcaaaaatattcaaataatagcTTTTCTCGAGAGCTATCCACTaccggcatatacatatgtatgtactatatacgtATCTATGAGATAGTGCAAAATGCAGcaacattgaaaataattatagaaTATTGGTGCACTGGTAAAAGTTACACAAAAGGAAGTTACTTTCTTGATAACATAAGTTATGACGGtactccaacaacaacaataaagcaccAATGGAAAACATAATTCACAACACTTCAAAAGCACGTCAGCAACCAAGTGACTGCCACACATGCAAACTCACCAACATCAAATCCAAAATGCTGAAGCACAACACCAGCGATGCCGAAAGGAAATGCATCAGGATGATGAGTGAAAATTCTGAAGCGAAATCGCTGCACAGATCGATGATTTTGTTGTGGCGCTCAACGAGCACCGCCAATCGATGCTGTATCCGCATATTTTGCGCCAACGTTGAGTGCTCCACTAGCAGCAGccgcaacatcaacaacaacacgcgCAGGCACACGGCCAACCACCGAGGATACAACGAGGACATGCAAGTAAGAAAGGCAAAAGTTATAAGTGAGATGTGAAAAGAGTGGATAGTAGGTGGGGAGGGGAGATGAGTGGGATGTGTTGTGGCAGAGcagtttgtaaaaattttgtaaattgaatCAATCACTATTTGGCGTTGACTTAGATGAGTGCAAGTCCAGTTAGTAAATTGTAAATTGTAGCACGCTTTTGCCAACAAATGGtgtggcatatacatatgtgtgccggtttttgcatgtgtatgtgtgtgtgtagcggAATATGTGGCTTAGAGATTGCGTATGTGTAAAGCATATATCAAAGATATATTTATGTTCAAATACCTTTtgaatgcatattagggtgatccttaggaaaatttatttaaaaaaaatataccaaaaatttttagCCTTTCTCATAGATCATGAAAACACGAGTTTAAAAGACTTCTGAATATGACAATGAAAGCTAGAAGAAGACATCCGACCTTTCAAGTCAGCTCTGATTGATTAATTCTATTGagtggtcgaaaaagtcttttcgtatttctaataaaacttcaacatatttttttatatttataatgaactttagtaaaccaaatatgtaccattttggtagaccagtttcttccaatttttccgctagagacattattctatcATTGTAAAACATTTCTgctttctcggcgaaaaaccgCGAGAAgcaattttcacaggcttctcttgaagccaactttactccattaagggagttctgcattgaccgaaacaaatggtagtccgatggtgcaagatcagggctatatggtggatgcatcaaaacttctcagccaagctctcccagtttttgccgagtcatcaaagatgtgtgtggtctagcgttgtcctgatggaagacgaagccctttctgttgattagttctggccgtttttttccattgcttgttgacagtaaaatgtagaatcaatcgttccaCCAGGCTGtagcagctcatagtgaatgattcctttccaatcccaccaaacacttaacataacctttcgaggcgtcaatcctggttttgcgaccatttgttgagcttcaccacaaTTGGGCGATGATCTTTGTCgtacattattgtcgtatttgattcacttttcgtctcctgttaccattcacttcagaaatggttcgatttcatttcgtttcagcaaagactCGTAGATGTTTATTcggtcaaataaatttttcacagacaatttatGTGggacccaaacatcaagcttttttttgtagccagccttttttaaatggttccaaGTCGTATGATgaagaatgttaagttccttagcgatgtcatggctgcttatgcaACAGTCCTGGTctatcttttccataatttgatCGATTTTTctacgataggtcgaccagagtgaagtgcatctttcacatcgaagtttccagaacggaagtgaGCGAATCATTGTTGTGTTATACGAACTGAtatagcatcgtctccgtaagctTCACAAATCTTATTGTtggcttgtgtggcattcttcacttttttatacaaaaatcaaaatatagcaagtttcttcactattttcacttatttttgaacagctgtaactttttttcaacttccttaaaattaattttattttagttaaatgaagcttaaaacctCACCTTTTCATCAtaatatggtatgacacaatgtgattggcagcactgaagatatacgactgcaacgacatctattgacaaaatacgaaaatactttttcgactacgcaatatttagaagaagttcaaataatttttaacatataacATCAGGTTATGCCGTGGCTTAAAAATCTTACCCTACAACACCCAATATGTTCTTGAACCGGCTGTTAATTTTTAGCTAGGTCGTTTCTTCGCTGACTTAGTAgatttaacatttaattaaaagccATATTCTAAGCTAATAACGCTTACATCGGCAACCGCACGTACAAAGCCTTTCCTAAGACACTCGAATCTCTGAAGATCCTGAGACCGACAATAAATTAGACATAATTTAGATGACACTCTAAGTCAGACTGCAGTTCAACTGTGAAGTACTCGTATATGACAGAAAATAGTTAGATCGGACCCAAGGCACTAATTTCAATGTTAATCAAACAATATCAAGTTGAAAACGCTGGTTGAAAGGCTTCGGCAACACTGAAGCTGTCAGAAGACCAATAGCCTTGCAATTATTGGAGGTTATACGCCAGTCGTGATAGTCGTGATTGATCATATTGGTTTTGAAGGAGTATCAGAGTTTTGGCTGTCGAAAGGTATCACCACATCGACTGCATCGTGTCAGAGAAAACCACAGCATTAGTAGTAAGTAACTCTGCTAAGAAGCCCTTCTCATGTAACGATCTCTACGGACGAAAGATCGTTATTCACCGGtgataatttatttgtcacaaaaactaaaaaaatatcgaaccaccctaatgtgtTTGCGGCAAAATATGTGCACTGCTGCGGATAAGCAATATTATCTGGGTGCATACTCGTATgggtgaatgtatgtatgtatatgtgagcatTTTATTGCACCGTTTGTTACTCACGTTCTTGCAATTCAGCGAATGCGTTACGTATGTCATGTTGCAACATGCGAAACAACGCACTCGTATACACACAGGCGCAGAGGAAGAAACCATCGACTGCGCTAAAAGTGAAAACCGTCATGGCGCCGGAGAGCGTCAGCACCAGGTATGTAGCAGGGTAATATGGCCAATTGACGAACATTTCCGGCAAactgcaaatacatatgtacgtacatatttgTGGCAagaatgaaaagcaaaaaaaaacggtACAGAAAATACGCACAATCAAATAGCACGGAGCAAGCACAAATTTAGAGAAtagtttgcatgtgtgtgtgtgtgacggtGAGTGTGAGTAGTTGTGGGTGTGTTCGCAAATgttcacatgtgtgtgtgtgtgtggaaaaatCGTAATTTTATGGgagatttattgcatttgttgttgcaataacaGCTGGTTGTCATAAGTGATgacttttcattttataaattactGGAAGCAGATTGTGCAcaaaattatacaaagaagAAACGCTGcaataaatacaacaacttAGAAAAATGTTGCTTTTTCAATGttgcgatattttttttttatttttgttggatATTGGGGGGTATGTATTGGTAAGGCGTTAAagcttaaatattataatttttttatacagtttaagaagtgaaaaaatatatataaaacatgccaaacttaaaacaaaattactacTGTGGATAAGGGCAATATTTTAACTTtgcgaaaagaaaatattagcaTACGGAAGATCAGTGAAAGAGTTAGATTCAGAAGTCTGCCGTCggggattttttattttaatttaaagcaatAGGTCTCTGAGTAGAAAACCAGGCACAAGAGAAGCAAGGAAAACACCTTTTAGGGAGGATGGGCAAATAGAACGCATTAGCCTAAATGATCGAACCGCTGAGGACATCAGGATGGAGAAACCGAAATCACTGCTAGAACTATACGAAACGTGCTCCGGGATGGTGATTTCAACACTCGACGACTCGCAAAAAAGCCACTTTTGACTAAGAAAATGCTTCAACAACGCCTCCGGAGGGCTATAAAGCACCGAAGCCGGACTGAAGTCGATTGGCAGAAAGTAATCTTCTCTGACGAGTCCAAGTTCAACATGTTATGTAGCGACGGGATATCGTACGTAAGAAGAAAAACTGTTGAACGCCATAGCGAAGAGTGAATCCGAAAAACGGTTAAGCAGGGAGGCAGCCGAAAGGCTTGGGTACGCTTTTCTTACCATGGACTTGGACGACTGGCTCTAATAGATGAAACAATAAACACAATTAAGTACCAGCAATTACTGGAGGAATATTTAACAACTTCAATTGAAGAGCAATCTTCGCAAGAAAATGATCTTATCTTCCATGATGTTTCTGTGCCATGTCATCGTGCCAAAATGGTAGGTATTAACCTTTTTTTTGCATGCCTGTAGTTTACACAAATCATTTCGTTACAATAttaattgtacattttttttcttggtAAAATACTTGCTCTCGTTAAATGGAATTTTGACGTTAGAACAGCCAGGTAAGGAAATCAGCATCACAGTATCGGATTGTGTGGAATCCGCTGCAGTAAAACTTTTCAATAGCAGAGAACTATTCGGCTGTCATACGACTTTAATCTGATTCTGCTGTGTCTAAAATTGCTATAAATATTAATCTTCCCATCATGAAGACATATTCTCCCGTAAATTTTTTCTGTGGCAGCAAATGTTATTGCATAGAACACCTGAAGAGCTCCGTCTTATATTTGTGTGATTTAGTCTTGTTGATACCCAAAGCTCGATTTATCCTTTGCAGAATCACAGAGGCTCACTGGCAGCCGTAACTCATGTCAATAAGCTGCTATTTTAAACTTCACCATAGGTCACCTAAACAGAATATGTCGAAGTGCCTATATTTTTAGGCGATGTATTTCGCTTAAAGATCAGCTATCTCATGGTTTTCAGCAAATGAGTTCGTCGAAGCTATGAAGAATATAACGATAATAGTACTCGATATCTGTCtcgtttatattaaaatcagaAAAAGAGCTCACATTTCTTCTGCTAAATTCGAAGCGGATATCATGTATAGTGAGCCGAGTTTATGTCCGTGCACAGAGTGGGCACTTCAACTGGGCAGAACACCTCAAAATTACTTTGAGATGTTTACAACAGCTACAAATATAAGTGCAGTACGTTATTTTCCGTAATTTTCATAGAATCAGAGATTATCCCGCAATCGCCACTACCAACTTAAACCTCTGCTGGCATGCCTTCCAGGTCACCAATCTTAGTCAGTGCAACATTTTTCTATTacaaacaaataatggaattttcttctatgctataaaaaaaaaactacgctAATACTACAGCTTCTCAACTCTTCGCACTTCGTGGCCTGCATTGAACTACCTGCGGTCAAGGATAAGTCCTTAAGCTAAAAAAAACTCTCACTTTTCCATATACCTACAGTTTTATAAGCCTGAAAATAACTTTGCAATTAAGATTTAATGCTCAGCGAGAGTTGCAACAGCAACGGAGTGCGAAAAAAACTACCAAAATAATGCATAAGTTCACTTACATAACATTGAAAGGCAATAACAGCTCGGCTTCCAGCGACTGCCACTTGTAGTAGCCCATTTTTAGCAGCggcaaaatgttgaaaaatgtaTTCGTTAGCGAGCCAGATAAGAGCAGCACAAAGGACAACGCGGAACCAAACGAGGCCAGTGGCTCCACGATGCGGCGCTTTTCGGCGCTGGTATCTGCGGTAGTGCGAAGTAACAAATGTGGAATAGAAaagttatacaaaaacaacaattgctgcGGAGGCACTACGCCAAAATTAGGGCACATATGCACACGAATATTTGGATTTTACGACAAAACATGCAGGCCTCGGCGTGCATATGTAAAGGGTGGTTCATAGTGTGAGCTTTATCAGTTCGGAAGGCAAGCAAAAAAAACCGGTTCCTCTTGGTATCCCTCAAATAAAATCGTCAGCTCTAAGGTTACACCGAATCAGTGATAATAACACCCTATTTTACGGAAAAGGAAGATCATCTGAGGCCACGCTTTCGATTTCCGGCCAAGAAATATATATCAAGCCTCTATCAGCCATGGAATATAACCTAACCTTTAGGTTAGGCTCAGGTCAAGAATACCACGACTCCAAACCTTTCCATTCAGAGTCCATGTTCTCATGTCTCTGTTCATGATTTCCATCCAAGAAACATATATCAAGCATCTATCAGCCATGGAACTGGAGTCTCAAGTCAAGGACTCAGCTACGGCAGAAACATTCGCACAAAGACGGAGACCGCAAGTATGATTTACTCACTTACCAGTCTCACTAACTTACTGCACAAACTAGTATCCAGCAGGCACAGTGGAAACCTCGATTCgacaaaaaatttacttaaatagaAGCACTTTCTGTTAGAATCGTTTTTGACGCTCTTCAatcataaaaattactaatttgGCTTACAGTTTGAATTTCTTTTAAGACTTTCAGAGCCagcaaaaatcaaataattaaaacacaCTTTAAGAACCACCCTTTACGCGTTAGGGCATTTAAGCCCGCAGCACTTACCTTGCAACAACAATTGGTGCATACTATTAATCACATGTTGCCAACGCTTGTGGCGCCCAAAAAATATGGTCATCTTCAATAGTGAAATGACCTTGGTAATTCCCGGACAGAAAGCCTCGAGCGCGCTAAAAAGATCGTGCAAATAAACGAAACCGTAGGAAACCTCACCGAAACCGCCGACGGCAACGGCAAAGGTATTCACGCAGAAACGCAACGCAGTTA
Coding sequences within it:
- the LOC126754121 gene encoding odorant receptor 22c, whose product is MRRLLGPQVPIERSFFRIPRFSARVAGFWPQSTNRHRSWLTALRFCVNTFAVAVGGFGEVSYGFVYLHDLFSALEAFCPGITKVISLLKMTIFFGRHKRWQHVINSMHQLLLQDTSAEKRRIVEPLASFGSALSFVLLLSGSLTNTFFNILPLLKMGYYKWQSLEAELLLPFNVILPEMFVNWPYYPATYLVLTLSGAMTVFTFSAVDGFFLCACVYTSALFRMLQHDIRNAFAELQELEHSTLAQNMRIQHRLAVLVERHNKIIDLCSDFASEFSLIILMHFLSASLVLCFSILDLMLNSSSVGVLTYIFYSIAALTQLILYCIGGTYVSESSLKVAEVIYDTDWYKCDVRTRRMLLLMICRAQKAKTIQVPFFTPSLPAFRSIVSTAGSYITLLKTFL